The Homo sapiens chromosome 16, GRCh38.p14 Primary Assembly genome includes the window GAATGGGGTGCCAGTCTTGTGGAGGGTGGTTTACCTTCCTGTTTCTAGTCCCCACTGGGCCTGCCTTCTGCTTCATGGCCAGCTGGCCAGACCGAGCACTTTCCTGACTTTCGACCTTGGCCCCTGCTGACTCTTGCCGTTGAGGCCTCCTGCAGACCCCATTTGTATTCATTTCCTGCAGTTCTCATACCTGAATCCCGCCTGGACTTCTGCCAAGCCTTCCAGGCCCTCCTCCCCCAGGGGGACCACAGATGCTACGTGCAGGGCTGTCCTTGGAGGGCCAGCACAGCCCCTTCCAAGTGGGCAAGACCCAGGGGTGGCTCAAAAGATAGCTGTGCCCTAGCCCTGGAACCTCTGAATGTTGATTTTTGTAGCAAAAAAGGACTTGCAGATGTGAGTAAAGGCTGTTGAGATAAGGACATCCTCCCTGCTCTCTGGGAGGACCCCAAATGCAGGTGCACAGATCTTAAGAAgaagaggcagagactggggtgATGCAGCCACAACTAAGGAAagccaaggattgctggcagcCTGCAGAAACTGGAGGGCAAGGAGCATCCCCCAACCGCCCGGAGCCTCCAGGAGGCGCAAGGTCCTACTGACTCCCTGACTTCAGACGTCCAGTCTCCGGAATTTTGAGAGGatccatttctgttattttaagcaaCCAAACTTGTGGTAGTTTCACCAGTCTCAGGAAATGAATACGAATGGAAAGTCAAAGATTCCAAGAAATGAgtggcggggtgcggtggctcacacttgtaatcccagcatttgcgggaagattgcttgggctcaggacTTGGAGACCTTGTGTCTgtgagaaacttaaaaaataggctgggtgcgatggctcacgcctgtaatcccagcactttgggaggccgaggcaggcggatcacaaggtcacgagtttgagaccagtgtgaccaacatggtgaaaccctgtctctactaaaaatacaaaaattagccgggtgtggtggtgcgtgcctgtaatcccagctactcgggaggctgaggcagaagaattgcttgaacccaggaagcagaggttgcagtgagccgagatagtattactgcactccaggctgggcagcagagcaagattccgcctcaaaaaaaaaaaaaaaaaaaaaaaaaaaaaaaaaaactgagcatggtagcatgcacctgtggtcctggctacgccggaggattgcctgaagccaggagttcaagaccagtctggacaaaagagcaagaccccatctctaccaaaaaaatttaaaaattagccaggcatggtgccgtacccatagtcttagctactcaggaggctgaggagggaggattatcTGAGCCCTGGCGGTTGAGGCtataatgagccatgattgtgccactgcactccagccttggcaacacagtgtgagaccctgtctcaaaaacaataaaaacccaaaacaaaagaaCCAAGAAATTACTGGACCTGAGGCCTGGCCTTTAGCTGCTGCCCTGCCCTTGTGACCTGGTCACTCGGGATCCCCTGGGCCTAAACACACAGCCTATTGTCTACCTCAAGAAGGCTCCCCACTGCTTGGCTGGCAATTGGGGTGGGCTTTGCAGGCCCCACCTGTCCTGGCCCCACGGCGCTGGTGCTGCAGGCCCCCACCACTGCTTGTTCCGAGCTCCCCAGCCTCCTGCAGAGTTGCCTGCACCTGATGGCGATGAATCAGGAAGGCAGGCGtgtcctgggccacagagcagtcATGGCTGTCAGCCACCAGGGGGCTCCATTTGCAACTTTGGATGTGGCTTTGGCCTCTTTGTCCAAAGTGACCTTGGGGCCCCCAGACAAGAGACAGGGAGACTGgagcccagccccaccctcccgCACATACCTGGCCCATCCCTGCCCTATCCTGGAAGATGGGGGCCACCACACGTGCAAGGGACACGGGATAGGAACCTTTGGCCTTGTTAtcagacattttaaaactaagtGCAAACGTGATTATCAGGTGCAGTTTTTACAGCAGCAAGAAACCTGTGCTTACAGAAAGAAACACGTGCTAGCAACCCACCTATGCGGAAAGCCACACAGAGCCATTGTTTTCTGCACTCTCAGGTGACGGCTCACATTTGCCCCAGGGAAGGTCACAGCTGCCTGAACTTTTAAAACTCCCAGACACGCACTGCCTGTGCAGGATCCGGAGCCCAGCAGCACTGCCAGGGCCTTGAAGTGCTTCTTCAGAGACCTTTCTTCATagactacttttttttctttaagcagcAAAAGGAGAAAATTGTCATCAAAGGATATTCCAGATTCTTGACAGCATTCTCGTCATCTCTGAGGACATCACCATCATCTCAGGTGAGCACCAGGTGGAGTGCCTCTGGGTGACTGGCCGGtttggagcagggagggaggcttAGAGTCTCATCCTCCAGCAGCGAGTGAGGCGGAGGCTCCAGCGTCCCTCCCGGGCGGGTTTTCTGGTGGATGGAGGAGTGACTCGGGGTCCTCTACGTGGTGCCAGCTGTTTGGCTTTCTGGACGTTGTAGGAAAGGGTTTCCCCCGCCTGCGTCCCCCTGACCTTGAGCTCCACCAGCCCCTGCCAGCTGGGCTCCAgaaggctggagtgctgtggcagggATGACGTCTCACTTCTGTTATGTCTCTGTGCCCTGTGCTCTCCCAGGATGAGGGGCATGAAGCTGCTGGGGGCGCTGCTGGCACTGGCGGCCCTACTGCAGGGGGCCGTGTCCCTGAAGATCGCAGCCTTCAACATCCAGACATTTGGGGAGACCAAGATGTCCAATGCCACCCTCGTCAGCTACATTGTGCAGGTGAGGCCAGGGCAGCCTCCCCCCAAAAGCAGAGGAGCTCTGGAGTCTAGGGCTGGTGGGCAGGGCCAGCCCTATGGAGCCACAGGGTGTCGGGTGTGGGGTACTGAGCACCACTGCTCCCAGCACGGTGGAACAGGCTCTTGGCTGTGGACCAAGGTCCTCATCCCTGCTGTGCTGTCCCTGGCTGGCAGCAGGAGCCCAGGCAGAAACATGAGGCTGCGGTTAAACCGAGCAATGCCACGAGCATCAGCTGTGGCTCCCTTTGTGGCGCTGTAGGGTCCCTGGGTGGCACCAGCCCTGCTCAGCACCACTGTGGCCCTGCCCCCAGATCCTGAGCCGCTATGACATCGCCCTGGTCCAGGAGGTCAGAGACAGCCACCTGACTGCCGTGGGGAAGCTGCTGGACAACCTCAATCAGTGGGTGAcagtggcagggtcataggaagGTGACATCTCGTCCACGGCACAGCCTCACTTCACTTGGGCCCCAAGGGTGGGGACCTGGGCACAGCCTCGCTATCGGCAGCCAGAGGGGTCCCCTATGGCCCCCGCCACTGGGACCTTTTGTTTCTTCAATCCAGGGATGCACCAGACACCTATCACTACGTGGTCAGTGAGCCACTGGGACGGAACAGCTATAAGGAGCGCTACCTGTTCGTGTACAGGTGGGTGGTCTAGAAAGCCAGGAAGCCCCTCCCTCACCTGGGAGGGCCCCAACAGAGCAGGGAAGTAGTTTGTCCTATTAGTTTGTCCTATGGCAAGAACCTGAGGCTTCAGAGCAGGGTCCAGGGTGGAGTGAAAACACCCCAAGGTCCCGGACCAATGGGTTGAGCAGGTGCCTGGCTCCCCCGCCCTCCTGTCGCCTGGGTCCCGGACCAATGGGTTGAGCAGGTGCCTGGCTCCCCCGCCCTCCTGTCGCCTGGGTCCCGGACCAATGGGTTGAGCAGGTGCCTGGCTCCCCCGCCCTCCTGTCGCCTGGGTCCCGGACCAATGGGTTGAGCAGGTGCCTGGCTCCCCCGCCCTCCTGTCGCCTGGGACGCGACGCCTGCCTCCTGGGAAGCAGGAGTGGGGCAGCTTCCAGCCTGGGGTCACCTCCTCCTGCCCGGCCTTCCCGCAGGCCTGACCAGGTGTCTGCGGTGGACAGCTACTACTACGATGATGGCTGCGAGCCCTGCGGGAACGACACCTTCAACCGAGAGCCAGCCATTGTCAGGTTCTTCTCCCGGTTCACAGGTGGGTGCTGCCTGGGCCAGGGTGGGGCTCGGCTTGGCGCTTATGGCCTCCACCCCCTCCTAGGGAACCTGGAATGCCTGTGTCACACACTGCCCTCCCAGTCCCTGGGGCTTGGGTTTTCCATTcaagtcatttggaaaatatccaCCCCCCGGGGGGACTGTCATGATACATAGTTCCAGCTGACATGGTGACTGAACCTGCCCCCAGGGAGTGTGCCTCACACGACGTGGCTGTCTCCACAGAGGTCAGGGAGTTTGCCATTGTTCCCCTGCATGCGGCCCCGGGGGACGCAGTAGCCGAGATCGACGCTCTCTATGACGTCTACCTGGATGTCCAAGAGAAATGGGGCTTGGAGGTGAGGCCCTCCCAGGGGCAGTGGGCACCAGCGGCCTCCGCATGTCCCAGGGCCACAGGCAGCGTTTCCTGGTAGGACGTCATGTTGATGGGCGACTTCAATGCGGGCTGCAGCTATGTGAGACCCTCCCAGTGGTCATCCATCCGCCTGTGGACAAGCCCCACCTTCCAGTGGCTGATCCCCGACAGCGCTGACACCACAGCTACACCCACGCACTGTGCCTATGACAGGTGAGCAGGGCCTCGCGCTTAGGGCAGACTGAGGGCACCTCCAAGGGCAGCCGTGACTCATAGGTCGGGCTTCAGAAGCCTCAAAGCCTTTGAACACTCACCCAACTGAGCTTCAGTTGATCCACTACAGGGAACAGAATAACAAGAGCCACGATTTTTAGGTTTTTTCGGAAAAGCACATCTGGGGATAAGAGGAGAGGCAGACACCTAGGCTGTCATGTGGTTTCCACATTGAGGGGCACAGACCAGGGTGTGCAGTTTTGGGCACCCACAGACCTGCACTGGCAGGTCCCAGGGCTCTTAGTTTAGTTCCTGCGGGTGCTGAGCCAGGCCCATGTGTGAAAGGGGAACCTACTTTCTCTTCCCAACACCCATCAGGATCGTGGTTGCAGGGATGCTGCTCCGAGGCGCCGTTGTTCCCGACTCGGCTCTTCCCTTTAACTTCCAGGCTGCCTATGGCCTGAGTGACCAACTGGTATGTGTCCTCCCTTGCACAGCCACATGAGGATGGGACACAGGAGCTCAGGTAGGCTCAGCCCAGACCCTGTGCCCACTTGCCTGCAGGCCCAAGCCATCAGTGACCACTATCCAGTGGAGGTGATGCTGAAGTGAGcagcccctccccacaccagTTGAACTGCAGGAAGAGAGGACCCATCCTGCCACAGGACCCAGAAAAAAAGCCCAACACACACTCGGGTTAAGAAATACCTTTAAATTTAGGTAAATAAAGCTCAAGGAGGTGGGGCTGTCATCTGTGGTGTCAGTCCTTCTGGCCCCCTGGCTGTCAGTGTCGCTCCAGGGCCTTGACAAGCAGCTCATTCAAGCGGCCCACCATGGCCCTAGGGTCGTCAACAAGTCCAGCAGCAATCATGGCGTTCTCGTATATCTGAAAGGCAAGAGGAGAAACCCATTATGAGGGGCATGGGgcaccttttcatttttttttttttgagacagagtctcactgttgccgaggctggagtgcagaggcacgatctcggctcactgcaacctcaggtgatccccccgcctcccaaagtgctgggattacaggcgtgagccaccacgcctggccatttttccgtttttaaaacagaatttggctgggcacggtggctcacgaggtcaggagattgagaccatcctggccaagatggtgaaaaccccatctctactaaaatacaaaattagccaggcgcatgcctgtagtcccagctactcgggaggctgaggcaggggaattgcttgaacccgggaggcagaggttgtagtgagccaagatcgcgccactgcactccagcctggcaacagagcaacactccatctcaaaaaacaaacaaacaaacaaaaagacaggatTTTAGAGGAAACCGCTGTTCCACCCTGAAGGCAGGCTGGCAGGGCTGGTAGCCTGGGTCCCTGCAGTCATCCTAAGCTGCTGCACTCACCTGATCCACCAGCAGCTGAGCCAGGCCAGGCTCGCTTGCGCGCAGCTGATTCAGCTTCTTGATGAGCGCGTGCCTGCAACACAGAACCCACCAGAAAAAGCAGCTCAGTACCACGTGCTGTGACCCTCCCTTCATGTTTTGGGATTATCAGGATATTTAAAGAAGCACAGTAAGACTGTctgtagttttttaaataaggtaTGTTAATGATCATTTATAGATAATATCATTATATACCCAGAAAACCCAAGAGAATCAGGAGTGTCAGTATTAGAAAATGCTGTAAGGTAGCCAAACTCCAAGATTAATATACACTAAAGGGACAAAAGGAGCTTAGTACGTGAAGACATGCCTTGGTTCctagataaataataaaagagaagggAGTAAGACCCACATGTTGAAACATATTATAGGGCTCTAGTAAATAAAACAGTTTAGGTCTGGAAAGGGGGAAGGCAAACAACTCCATGTAACGAGGGTGGACACTGAGTGTCTGATGAGGACAGTATTTCACAGAAGAGGGAGGAGACAGATCACTCCATCCAGCAGCACTGGGATGACTGGGAGCCATGCAGAAAACCATTTAGACCAGAGTAAATTCCAGAGGGATCAAAGATGACAAGCACAATTCTAGGGAAGAAATGTTTCATCATCTCAGAAGGGGAAAGCCTTTCCAAGCAAAACCACAAACCAAAAAGTAAAGAATGATTGACATATTTGACGTcagaacaatatttttttctgcataggAAAAAGCATCATGTAGTATTTAACCTTAAcatgaatattataatttttcactTAGAAGTCTGATAAAACCGAGGGCTCTGGGGAACTGTAAATTTGTACAACCTCTCCAGAGGACAACTGGAGTCGGGAAAACCACATGTGGATGATATGCTGAGACTCAGCCATTCCATTTCCTAACTGCATCcctttaaacacttttttttttagatagatagatagatagatagatagatagactctcactccttcacccaagctagagtgaaatggcatgatcttggctcaccgcagcctcctggtttcaagaggttctcttgcctcagcctcccaagtaactgggattacaggcacccaccaccacccccagctagtttttgtatttttagtagagatgaggtctcgaactcctgacctcaagtgatccacccgcctaggcctcccaaaatgttgggattacaggcgtgaggcaccgcacccaaCCTAACAGAGGAAACACTTCAAATGCACATCCTCACATTTCTAGTCTACGTAGCTGGAAAAAAAGGACATTCTTAATATGCTAATGTGGAGGTCACCTAGTTACCCTAAGGGAGAAAAGCAAGGCAAGGACCCACTGCACAGCAAGTTCCCCCTTGGAAGCCCACGGGCGCAGCTGCCCACAAATGCACATAATCTCTGCAGAAATACAAAAGCCCTAATGCTGGCTGCACTGGGGACACAGGTAGGAGGAAATTTTCCCCTGTAAGCAGTTTTGAATTCTGAACTATGTGGACagaacaccaaattttaaaacaaatgaaagtgaagctggctgggcacagtggctctcgcctgtaatcccaccactttgggaggccaaggctgcagtgagctctgatggcGCCACTggtacactccagcctaggtgacagagcaagaccctgtctccaaaagtgAAGTGGCAACAGACAGAAACGAGCACTTCTGCAGCTATCTCACAAAACTAGTTTGCCACCAAAACTAGTTAAAGTGACCTGGTGTCCGCCTCACTGAGCTGCTCCAGCAGAGGCACAGGCATTCTGCATACTGGCGCTGCTGTGCACTGACAGCCATAAGCCAAGTCAGCCTTTCCCCAGGAGTGCCATGGCTAGGAAGATGCATCTCCCTCGCCTccagtataattttaaaagttatggttgtaaaatgacaaaagaaaaaaactagacatgtactaaagaacaaaacaaaaactggctgGGGGTGGTagcccacacttgtaatcccagcacttcgggaggctaaggcaggtggattgtttgaggccaggaggtagaagttgcagtgagctgagattgccccactgcactccaacctgggggacagagtgagaccctgtctcaaaaattaaaatactacttAGGCTACATTGTGGGGGGGGTGGTAAGTCTATggattttgatttcctttttgctgttttctatttttggtaacATGTTTAtgtaacttcattttttaaaaaattgctacattcaaaatttcccccaaaaaagaaacttcatataCAAGTTAGTTCATATACaagttagaaaatgaaattttaaaataccccATAAGACACATCAaagaataattctttaaaaatggtaCCAGAACCCTACAGAGAATGTAAGGTACCAAAGGATGTTAAAGACCTAAATAGATCACATTCATGGGTGCAAAGAAGTGAtactgtaaaaagaaagaaactcaaaagATACCTAAAGGCAGGTGAAAAGACATTTACAACAGATAAAGGGCATATAAAGAACAACAGGAAGAAACGAGGGAAATCTTACGGCTCAGCCACTGTCAGGGCTGGGGGGTTCTCGGTGCACCCTGGAAGCAGCTCCCACCACCGGGGCCACAGAGAAACCCACACAAGCCCCAGACACGTGGACAAGAATACTCAGAGCAGCCTGGCTCTCCACAACTTCTGACCAAGAACCACCGGAGGCCCAGCAGAGCAGAACGGAGCAGTCTGCTGTGCCGAGGTGGGTTTCTGCAGCGGACATTATTCGGCTATGAAAATGAACTTGTGGCAGCCCCTCTGCATGGGCAACCCTCATGCCAAGTGAGCAACGTGAGACTTCAGCAAACACCAAGATCCACGTACAAAGCtcaaaacaggcaaaactgaGCATGTCCAGGACACGCACAGGTGGCAAAGCCATAAAGCAAAACGAGGACATGGTCACAGGCTGGGATGTGGCTAACCTCCCAGGTGACACCTGGGGATGGTAAGGGGCTGGCCAGGTTCCATTTCACATGGGTGCAGCCTAAACTGCATACAGCTCCTTATAGTTACCCACATGTCCACAGGCCTCACGCACTTTTCTTCTGTGTCACATTCCACAACAAAAGAACACCACACACAGGATTCTGGGGAATCCCACAGGCTGGAAGAGCCAGGAGCGTGGCCTCACCTGGGGTTGATCTCCAGCGTGGGCTGCAGGAGCTGTGCGCGCTCCTCCTGGGTCTTGGCCAGCTGCTGCATGCGCAGGAAGTGGCGGGCAGCCCCCATCTCCAGCACGGTGACCATGGCAGGGTGGGTGTCCAGTCGGAGGGTCACCTGTGAGCAAAGCCCGGGGTTGAGGGTGATAGAGGTTCCCAATGTGAGAGGGCTGGCAGGATCTTACCAGGGGTG containing:
- the DNASE1 gene encoding deoxyribonuclease-1 isoform 4 (isoform 4 is encoded by transcript variant 6); the protein is MPPSSATLCRDAPDTYHYVVSEPLGRNSYKERYLFVYRPDQVSAVDSYYYDDGCEPCGNDTFNREPAIVRFFSRFTEVREFAIVPLHAAPGDAVAEIDALYDVYLDVQEKWGLEDVMLMGDFNAGCSYVRPSQWSSIRLWTSPTFQWLIPDSADTTATPTHCAYDRIVVAGMLLRGAVVPDSALPFNFQAAYGLSDQLAQAISDHYPVEVMLK
- the DNASE1 gene encoding deoxyribonuclease-1 isoform X2; translation: MRGMKLLGALLALAALLQGAVSLKIAAFNIQTFGETKMSNATLVSYIVQILSRYDIALVQEVRDSHLTAVGKLLDNLNQDAPDTYHYVVSEPLGRNSYKERYLFVYRPDQVSAVDSYYYDDGCEPCGNDTFNREPAIVRFFSRFTEVREFAIVPLHAAPGDAVAEIDALYDVYLDVQEKWGLEDVMLMGDFNAGCSYVRPSQWSSIRLWTSPTFQWLIPDSADTTATPTHCAYDRIVVAGMLLRGAVVPDSALPFNFQAAYGLSDQLVCVLPCTAT
- the DNASE1 gene encoding deoxyribonuclease-1 isoform 2 precursor (isoform 2 precursor is encoded by transcript variant 4), producing MRGMKLLGALLALAALLQGAVSLKIAAFNIQTFGETKMSNATLVSYIVQILSRYDIALVQEVRDSHLTAVGKLLDNLNQDAPDTYHYVVSEPLGRNSYKERYLFVYRPDQVSAVDSYYYDDGCEPCGNDTFNREPAIVRFFSRFTVPADMVTEPAPRECASHDVAVSTEVREFAIVPLHAAPGDAVAEIDALYDVYLDVQEKWGLEDVMLMGDFNAGCSYVRPSQWSSIRLWTSPTFQWLIPDSADTTATPTHCAYDRIVVAGMLLRGAVVPDSALPFNFQAAYGLSDQLAQAISDHYPVEVMLK
- the DNASE1 gene encoding deoxyribonuclease-1 isoform X3 encodes the protein MRKATQSHCFLHSQQKEKIVIKGYSRFLTAFSSSLRTSPSSQDEGHEAAGGAAGTGGPTAGGRVPEDRSLQHPDIWGDQDVQCHPRQLHCAGMHQTPITTWSVSHWDGTAIRSATCSCTGLTRCLRWTATTTMMAASPAGTTPSTESQPLSGSSPGSQDVMLMGDFNAGCSYVRPSQWSSIRLWTSPTFQWLIPDSADTTATPTHCAYDRIVVAGMLLRGAVVPDSALPFNFQAAYGLSDQLAQAISDHYPVEVMLK
- the DNASE1 gene encoding deoxyribonuclease-1 isoform X5; translation: MRGMKLLGALLALAALLQGAVSLKIAAFNIQTFGETKMSNATLVSYIVQILSRYDIALVQEVRDSHLTAVGKLLDNLNQDAPDTYHYVVSEPLGRNSYKERYLFVYRPDQVSAVDSYYYDDGCEPCGNDTFNREPAIVRFFSRFTGRHVDGRLQCGLQLCETLPVVIHPPVDKPHLPVADPRQR
- the DNASE1 gene encoding deoxyribonuclease-1 isoform X6, whose product is MHQTPITTWSVSHWDGTAIRSATCSCTGLTRCLRWTATTTMMAASPAGTTPSTESQPLSGSSPGSQDVMLMGDFNAGCSYVRPSQWSSIRLWTSPTFQWLIPDSADTTATPTHCAYDRIVVAGMLLRGAVVPDSALPFNFQAAYGLSDQLAQAISDHYPVEVMLK
- the DNASE1 gene encoding deoxyribonuclease-1 isoform X1, with amino-acid sequence MRGMKLLGALLALAALLQGAVSLKIAAFNIQTFGETKMSNATLVSYIVQILSRYDIALVQEVRDSHLTAVGKLLDNLNQDAPDTYHYVVSEPLGRNSYKERYLFVYRPDQVSAVDSYYYDDGCEPCGNDTFNREPAIVRFFSRFTEVREFAIVPLHAAPGDAVAEIDALYDVYLDVQEKWGLEDVMLMGDFNAGCSYVRPSQWSSIRLWTSPTFQWLIPDSADTTATPTHCAYDRIVVAGMLLRGAVVPDSALPFNFQAAYGLSDQLAQAISDHYPVEVMLK